One Schistocerca nitens isolate TAMUIC-IGC-003100 chromosome 1, iqSchNite1.1, whole genome shotgun sequence DNA segment encodes these proteins:
- the LOC126249075 gene encoding uncharacterized protein LOC126249075 isoform X2, with protein MLLIYGECRQTARQAAELYREQYPDKNPPSQWMFSCPVATLQEIGSFDPRQCSRRSTCTDEAAEVTVLASVAMNPHVSPRQIEHKIGIPKTNVHSILTCHQFHPYRVHLHQELHENDFQNCVQFCQ; from the exons ATGCTACTCATTTATGGGGAATGTAG gcagaCTGCTAGGCAGgctgcggaactgtacagagagcaatatcctgacaagaacccaccttcccaatggatgttttcttgtcctgttgcgacgcttcaggaaattgGAAGTTTCGACCCACGACAATGCAGTCGTCGTAGCActtgcacagacgaagctgccgaagttactgttcttgcttccgttgctatgaacccACATGTGAGCCCACGACAGATTGAACacaagattggcattcctaaaaccaatgtacatagtattcttacatgtcaccagttccatccttaccgtgtacacctacatcaagaattgcatgagaatgatttccagaattgtgTACAATTCTGTCAGTGA
- the LOC126249075 gene encoding uncharacterized protein LOC126249075 isoform X1 produces the protein MYTNKCYSFMGNVGRQTARQAAELYREQYPDKNPPSQWMFSCPVATLQEIGSFDPRQCSRRSTCTDEAAEVTVLASVAMNPHVSPRQIEHKIGIPKTNVHSILTCHQFHPYRVHLHQELHENDFQNCVQFCQ, from the exons atgTACACCAACAAATGCTACTCATTTATGGGGAATGTAG gtaggcagaCTGCTAGGCAGgctgcggaactgtacagagagcaatatcctgacaagaacccaccttcccaatggatgttttcttgtcctgttgcgacgcttcaggaaattgGAAGTTTCGACCCACGACAATGCAGTCGTCGTAGCActtgcacagacgaagctgccgaagttactgttcttgcttccgttgctatgaacccACATGTGAGCCCACGACAGATTGAACacaagattggcattcctaaaaccaatgtacatagtattcttacatgtcaccagttccatccttaccgtgtacacctacatcaagaattgcatgagaatgatttccagaattgtgTACAATTCTGTCAGTGA